In Lathamus discolor isolate bLatDis1 chromosome 1, bLatDis1.hap1, whole genome shotgun sequence, the following are encoded in one genomic region:
- the CDC42EP1 gene encoding cdc42 effector protein 1, with protein MSLGKLPVLSWVSGSHGKRRLKSELTPDMISPPLGDFRHTMHVGRGGDVFGDTSFLSNHGGADTAKANNFFARTLRHVRRTPLRSRGSGSQASPAPPAVSPIIKNAISLPQLNEGTYDGGSSGRGLTSKFSFKSASNSFSKTHQTYGLESGFCTIPRVPRLEKAQESSFPGETELTRSDSLLSFRLDLGPSLMSELLQVMSFSETNGSGVGENGTGLLCGEGTRDGVPPALGEDKAMSSFWDRSGQSSLSRASSLPGLSVCANGEAHAIEGTGEDPAWASGLGTSPRGTPWQGHWNDCTIEAGEFDRATQVLARHYGGTSTPRSSEKGEGPQQARTQTLWGSPSSLWRSQVTGESRSAETTWNQGDEEEEEEATFSSLQEGYAGAQGRRSNSFEYADEEEDDEVKV; from the exons ATGAGCTTGGGGAAGCTGCCGGTGCTCAGCTGGGTGTCAGGCTCGCACGGGAAGCGGCGGCTGAAGTCGGAGCTGACGCCGGACATGATCAGCCCACCGCTGGGGGACTTTCGGCACACCATGCACGTGGGGCGCGGCGGGGACGTCTTCGGGGACACCTCCTTCCTCAGCAACCACGGTGGAGCCGACACCGCCAAAGCCAACAACTTCTTTGCGCGGACGCTGCGGCACGTCCGCCGGACGCCGCTGAGGAGCCGCGGCAGCGGGAGCCAGGCATCGCCGGCACCCCCAGCCGTCTCGCCCATCATCAAGAACGCCATCTCACTGCCGCAGCTCAACGAGGGCACGTACGATGGCGGCAGCAGCGGCCGGGGCTTGACCAGCAAGTTCTCCTTCAAAAGCGCCTCCAACAGCTTCTCCAAGACGCACCAGACCTACG ggctggagtccGGGTTTTGCACCATCCCTCGCGTCCCTCGCTTGGAAAAGGCCCAAGAGAGCTCCTTCCCCGGGGAAACAGAGCTGACGCGCTCAGACTCCCTGCTCTCCTTCCGTCTGGACCTGGGGCCCTCGCTTATGAGCGAGCTCCTCCAGGTCATGAGCTTCTCCGAAACCAATGGCAGCGGAGTGGGGGAGAATGGCACAGGTCTCCTGTGCGGTGAGGGGACCAGGGATGGTGTCCCTCCGGCACTGGGAGAGGACAAGGCAATGTCCAGCTTCTGGGACCGCTCTGGGCAGAGCAGCCTGTCGCGGGCCAGCTCACTGCCGGGACTGTCAGTCTGTGCCAATGGAGAGGCACATGCCATCGAGGGCACCGGAGAGGACCCTGCCTGGGCCTCAGGGCTGGGGACATCACCCAGAGGGACTCCGTGGCAGGGCCATTGGAACGACTGCACCATCGAGGCGGGAGAGTTTGACCGGGCAACACAGGTCCTGGCACGTCACTATGGTGGGACCAGCACCCCACGGAGCTCGGAGAAGGGTGAAGGTCCCCAGCAGGCCCGGACGCAGACCCTATGGGGGAGCCCCAGCAGCTTGTGGCGGTCACAAGTGACAGGGGAGAGCCGATCCGCCGAGACCACCTGGAACCAAggagatgaggaggaggaggaagaggccaCGTTCTCTAGCCTGCAGGAGGGGTACGCTGGTGCCCAGGGGAGGCGCAGCAACTCCTTCGAGTATGCCGATGAGGAGGAAGACGATGAAGTCAAGGTGTGA